Within Channa argus isolate prfri chromosome 4, Channa argus male v1.0, whole genome shotgun sequence, the genomic segment TTGTCTGGGTCCTTTATATCCAGTCTGTTATCTTTCATAGATTTGAGCAGTCTGCGTTCAAACTCTTTCTTGGACTTCCTGATTTCTGTTAGACGCAATTCCGCCTCTTTCAGAGAGGCCTGCAAAGACAAGCAGAATCAGGAAAATTGCATTGTTGcattgtctgtttttggttttgttagcttttgctttgtttttatatgcagCAGAGTCTTGTGACCTTGTAACTGTCCTGAATTCTCTTATATCTCTGTTCTAGCTCCTCCTGGTCTTGTCGTATATCTGTTATTGCTCTCTGTGCCACATAAAGTTTTTGTTCCAAGGTCAGCTGCTGGAGCCGATCTGCCATGTAGGAACGGGATCGCCGTCTCCATCCATGACTCTGATAAggaatgcgcacacacacaaaatcatgcATGTCAGTCAGGAGTGCAGTGCCGAGAAGAGTATTTATGAACAGAATTAAAATCACTCAATATTAGTCTCAAAATGTATTGACAAGAAGATTGCCAGGTCTGACTGTAAACGTACATATATCTTTAtagataaaattaaattatattaggGAGAATTGTTGCCATTTCTCTGCGATGCTATGGCACAAAGAAGCATACATGGCTGTTAATATGCAGTAGTATGGCTTGTCACTATTTccacttactgtatatacagtgtatTTGAGTTTATGGTTCTCTCTGCTATCCTGTTTTGTAACATGGAGAACGAATGCTTGTAATGTGATTCTCAACTGAATCTAGCCCTTTCTGACTTTGTATGTGCAGTGTGAGTAAAGTCCGTCCCCATCGTGTTCATTCATGTAACCTGCAGTCACAACTGATTCTGAGTAAATTAGTCTTGACACTGGGTGTCACTCACCCAACCCTCCGCCTGGGAGGCTCCTGCTACCCCCAGGGTTTCTCCGCCAGCCAAGAACACTAGGTCCTGTGAATCCAGGCGGCTGATGAATCGTTCAAACATATCATTCTCTGACAGTAGGGCTGCATTGGACCATCTGATcaggaagtaaataaaaacaaagacagttcAACGTGATTTCAGTGCATTTcataagtcttttttttaacctagcCTTGTTTAAATTGAACTTCTAGATTCGTCTATATTCATCCAATGTTTGTCAGATAACTATGGTAATGTTTTAGGAGCTACTTTCTACTCTATTTTCAACTGTTAGAGCCACGTTAGGCTAATCTTAACTAGCTTTAGCTTTAGGTAGGCTAAACTAATGCTAATAAAGGGTTAACAAACGTCAAGGTTTACGTATATCTACCCATGATGTGTtcttgaattattttattttcttactttaGTTCTTCGATTTGGTTGTAGATGAGTTCTTCTTGTTTTGCTGTGATCtcgttgtctttttctctcatcaCTGAAAGCTCGTCCTCCATGGTTGCTAAGGTACACTGAATCACTGAGGTTGTTTCTATGGGCCATTGTTGCATTTACGTGCCTACGCAAACCTCAGTAAGCTGTAGAGCTTTGCAACGAGAAAAGAGATAAAGCAAAGGTagacaaaatgttcacattatTTCCCATATTAGTAATTTCAGGgctattgtttgtgtttgcatgtaaattaaaaaaatattattaaaacaacagagacacacgTAGTGATAAAAGTCCTTGCCCACTTGATGTTCAGTTTCGTTTCTCTGTAACAAGGCGTCACCAAGGGAGAAAAGAGGGTGAAGGTTGTTGGAACAGGCAAATCGTATTTGGAAGATGACTTCAATCATTTCTAAATTCATCCTCAAAACCCTTTGCAGCAACCAGGGGTGTCTGGACTTCCAGAGCCTGGATGAGACGATCGCGCAGAAGTTTACTGTTGCAGATTCAGTCTTGCGGACTGTCGTGTTCGACGACGGTAAAATAGCAATTCAACAAGGCAGAGAAGGGGCCACCGGGAATAACATAATGTCCCCGGATAGTTTGATAGTGGCTAAAACCAGTTTGCGGATCTGTCAGAAGAAACCCGGAGAGTGTCCACAGTGCGATGGTTTACACCTCTGCAAGTATTTTGTTTGCGGAGGTTGCACGTACGAGTGAGTATTGTGGTTCGTGTTTAATCAAACCGTATTCATGACGGCTATATGCACAGGGTTTGTAAATGTTCCCATATCCGGGTTATTAGACAGTACGGGATAAGGAGAGTAGTAGTTGTAGTGAGAAAGGCTTTATCAACCAACTTGTTATGTTTGAacctttaaactttaaacctcTGCACACACCCAACCTTTTGTTGCCGGATTTACCCGGAACAGGACAGTGTTGACAAACACTAACTCGTCCCTCGGCCTATTCGTTTTCTTTCCCGATACTAGAAATCagaactttaaaacaaaagtttacaaaaaAGACCAAACAATGCAAATTTTCCTAAATTCTGTTTCCAATTTTTCTGACGTGGGTGTGTTTTACCAAGTTTCTTTCAACACAATTCAACATCTAAACATGGAACAACTGTTCAAATTGacagcaccaacaacaacaacaacaataataatatgaaaCTTAAACAAAGATCCAATCAATTGTAAGTTCTGTATTTGACCAGCAGATGGCAGACAACCTGATCTCGAGTGTGATTGTGTATCATTGAACTAGAATCAGAACTAGGCATCCCTTATTTCTGTGGATTACCTTTAAAATACCCTTAACTGAAgtgtattttgttgtcatttttagagccaaatgtagaaaaccccATAGTCTGGATTCCCAGCACAATGCAGAGCTTCTAAGGAAACATGACCTTCACGAGCTGACAGAAAAACAGCTGTTCCAACTGTTACTGCAGAATGATCCTTTTCTACTACCTGAGGTGCATTTTAGCAGCATGATGGGTGACAGACATTCAATGTGTCTTGATATTGTTTAGAAAATAGTTCATTcttctgaatgaactgaatatttttataaccAAGTGGTTACCCTTTTCTATACCCCACTCTAGATCTGCTCACATTATAACAAGGGCAATGGCGTGCACGGTTCCTGCAAGTACACCACCGCCTGCACCAAGCTTCACATCTGCCAACACTATGCCCAGGGTAACTGCAAGTTTGGATCATCATGTAAGAGAGTCCACGCATTTGATGCACAAGGAATGAAGATTTTCCAAGGATTCGGTCAGGAGATTATTAAAAACCTTAAAGGGCTCTACAGAAACAAATTGATCATCATGGGTCAAGGAGCTCCCCCTATGCCTAGTaaagaataatttattaaaaatattttttttctgagcttTTTCAGCTACTCAGAGTGATTGTTTGCACATTATCTATGGACAGATTGTATGTGTTTCTTCAACAGATATGCCAGAGGTAAGAAAGCCCACACAGAATCCTTCTCGCAGCAACCCTCGGTCCCCTACTAGTACTAATTGTTCATCTAAACCTATAAATGATGCTGACAAGAGTGAAATTTGCCTCTACTTCATTCGTATGCACTGCAGCTTCAAAGGTAAGTCCATGACATGCGTGCAGATCCATGTGACTAGAAAATTTGTTTATAAGTGTGCAATCGCCTGAGTTACAGTTTATCCTTCTGTTGCTTCTCCCAGAGAAGTGTGCTCGTGTCCACTGGCACCTGCCGTACAGATGGCAGGTTTTAGACAGTGATGGTAAGACCTGGAAGGACCTGCACAACATGGAGGACATTGAAAAGGCCTACTGTGATCCAGAACACAACACAAGCTGCATGGATCAGCCAAAGTCCATCTCAGGGATTTTCAGTCTATTGGGTTTTCAAAAGTGGGGgaacaaacaaatcacacagATGTATACATCTTTTAGTAATATAGTCCAGAgatgataaatacatttactgataGAATTTGCTGGCGGCTTTCTTTCAGCTCTGCATCCCCTGTAGGGCAGTTTGTTGACTTCATGACAATGACATATGAAGGGTCTCCAGTTCATCGCTTGTCCACTGCCTCCTCTATCTCAAAGCCGCCTCACTACATTCTTACAACACAGTGGCTGTGGTACTGGAAGGATGAGAGGGGGAAATGGATCGAGTATGGTCAGGTCAGCTCAACATGTACAAACACTGTAGCTGTGGGTCTTTGTTCAGTTATGATAAGCTGAAAAGTTAGTTTTAAGTGCATGTGATCCCTAATAGCTACACTTTGAAGGGTACATAGCTTTATAATTTCTACATCACGTTTTATAAATAATACTCTCATTTGATCACTGGCATGTTTGACATCTAAACTTTGGTGGACTATTCTCTGATTTTTGTGTTCTCCTTAGGGTGATAGTGATTCACTGGCCTCTGTTACTTCACAATCTCTGGAGAACGTGTACCTGGCAGACAGAGATATGACGATTCCTTTTAGTGCTGGCAAACAGCAGTACGTTCTGCACTTCAAAGGCGAACCAGGAACCCAGCAGATGTATCAGGagaatttaaaatacaaaaccaagAGAGAGGTCAGAAGAAGGCCTCACTTTGTGTCTGCTCACGATGTGAAGATGAAGGTGAACAGGTATTTAATTTCCATTTAGAATTAGCATTATCCTTGTGATTCAGACATTGCTGATAGTGACTTGACTAGTGATGTTgcttattagtgtgattgctgaaagcaatcacactattgttgtttccagtatttaattttattattattccgtattcttccgccAATTTTTCGGCGTGCTAAAACTCCTAAGTGCTaacagctgtaaacatggttccaactgtaacatgttaagcatggttgggagaggtgtgctattATTCTGTGTGCTGATacctaatgtactgtaattattatgaatattaatatgaatttttttttgaatggaaagtctatgggagtgatgtttaaactgcaatatctcaaaaactacacatggtagcatgatgctgctttgtgggatgctgtcccataatgaaatgcttcacatgttacagcgtgggctctatagcgccaccgtgtggtcagctatcagcatgtttatgtgcgttttttgacatgctactagtcctacacgcttacagctagaaacatggttccaactgtaatatgttaagtacagttaggagagttgatgtattactctgtgggctgacagctgatgtacaataattgttatgaatatttgtatgatttgttttttgcattgccgtctatgagaggaatcttaatactgcaatatctcaaaaactacacatggtagcatgatgcagctttgtctagtactgtcccatgatgaacagcttcacatgttacagcgtgggctctatagcgccaccgtgtggtcagatatcagcatgtttatgttagttgttttcaCGTGCTACTACTCCTagacgcttacagctagaaacatggttccaactgtaatatgttaagtacagttaggagagatgacgtattactctgtgggctgacagctgatgtacaataattgttatgaatatttgtatgatttcttttttgccgtctatgagagcaatcttaacacggctgtatctcggaaactttacgtgatattgttatgaaactttcaggaaagctgcccaacgatgaaatgcttcacatgttacagtgtgggctctctagcgccaccgtgtggtcagttatttaactcgtttttttacctcaaaaaaaattttttttttctttctgatttaacttctatattgtacagggcctttagtactaccgccagaacttcattagtgttgagaggacaagatggcaacagttgattcctttggacaggctgccatctgctggagagtttgtgaatagcaattgaaaacttccttattgtttcatgtgctttcactagttgttcaatattttaaaaaaactacacatgctacagtgttgcctgtcgcttctacaacgttcagagctgcagattcggcgatggctgcaacggctggctttcagcaatcacacgcattttctgcaggaaatgcccattctagtcactgtgtgttttttctcctctgcagTACATCATCACAAAGCTCCAGCTCCACCATAGCAGAAAGCGTCCCAGCCCACTGGGACAAGGATGCCCTACCTGGTTTTGGATACAAGGTATCTAATAGAGCATGTACGGGGATAAAAATGTGagatttttacaatgttttgtaTCAAATAAGCATTTGTACCCTTCATTAATACTCTGTATGCTTATTTTTCAGCTTGTGCTTCTTTCCAAATCTGACAAGGATTATGGTTTGATTACGACACTGTTTAAGAACACTATGCCCCACAGTACGATTACCAGCATCCAGAGAATCCAGAACCCCTCTTTGTGGAAAGTTTTTCAGTGGTAAACTACAGAAAGGGTTTTTTTGGCTTTAGAAAGgaaattatttaacaaatattgCTATCTTTGTTTCTTGCCAATTAGGATTATCACTCTGTGTTATACATAGGGCTACAGTACTGCCAGAGAAACAGCTAGTTCtgtacaaatcaaacaaaatccACATACCAGCACCTCTACAGTTCTGTGATCAACACATTATTTCTtgtgtctctcttttctttgtgtctctgtctgctctgtccACACTGTGGCAAGACCTTCCTAAAGCTTTCCTGCACAACCCAAGCACTTTCTTTAAACCCCCTTTGATAGTGGACTTGGGGTGAGCGGTGGCTTAAATAGACAGAAGTAAAATTAACCATTCCATACAGAGATGAAGAAGTACTGCCAAAACACCcgttttaagaaaaataatcagtttttgGAATTGTGTAAATTGTCTGtagctattttaaaaaaaataataatttcaaaattaTGCATAATacagcctttttaaaataagtcatcacataaagcttttgttttcattatgtgCTCAGgcaaaaaacacagatgaacgAGAGGAATGGTGGGAAAAGTGTAAATCAGCAGTACTTGTTCCATGGGACAGATGAGTCTCTAATTGAGGCCATCTGTGAGCAAAACTTTGACTGGAGGATGTGTGGAGTCCATGGCACAGCCTATGGCAAAGGTACAGTAGCAGCCAATGCAGATAACATGAATATGCATATAGAGTGTATATCAAGAAATTAAAGTTTGTCATTTTAGAATAGAGCAGGAAACTCACATGTATCAGGTAATCAGAACTTAGAGAAAAGCAGTATCATTTGTCAAGGCTAAAAATACCTTATTTTTTAGGAAGCTACTTTGCCAGAGATGCGTCTTACTCAGACAGATATTCCAGGGCCAAAGGAAGGCAGAACAAGATCATGTTTGTTGCTCTGGTCCTGGTGGGGGACTACACCAAAGGGAGGAGCAGCTATGTCCGACCTCCATCGAAAGGAAACGCCCTAACCCTCTATGACAGTTGTGTGGACTCTCAGAGCAATCCCAGCATCTATGTTGTCTTTGAGAAACAACAGATTTACCCAGAATACCTTATCAATTACACATAATTCACtgatcaaatgtaaatgttctgtctATACTCTGTTGTTTGATTAGTGCCAACCACTGTTTTTCTTCTAAGGTTTGTGGTGTTTTTCCGTGATTTGATTTTTGCACTGCATTATAGatacatgaaaacatgaaaagattTTCCTTGATTAATTAACGGAGGTAGGCTAATTAGCGTGTAAGCATATAATAAAATGCTTTCAAATTAGTCCaattactgtttttatgttgcacCCAACAGAAAAtctatataaatgtatatattagtGAGAAAATTGAAtgggaaaaatgaaaatatggaaTAAAAATACTTGAGAATATAGTCTGAATATATACAATGAAATCTGACAATATTGACTGAAAGTCTAAATATATGgaatgaaaatataaacatacagAATAAGTATTAATAAGTATAATAAGTATTTATAAAAGTATTCATATATGGAATGAAAGTCTGAATATATTAataacttcttcttttcctttcggctgctccctttcaggggtcgcaccagcgaatcatgtgcctccatctaactctatcctctgcatcctcttcactcacaccaactgacttcatgtcctccctcactacatccataaatctcctctttggtcttcctctagacctcctgcctggcagctccaacctcagcatccttctaccgatatattcacagtttctcctctgaacatgtccaaaccacctcaatctggcctctctgactttatttccaaaacatctaacatgagctgtccctctgatgtcctcattcctgatcctgtccatcctcgtcactcccaaagagaacctcaacatcttaagctctgctatatcgattaaagattaaagaacatggaacaaaactttaaatatattaaatgttaaacattacaactgtggcgcaggaggtagagtggtcttCCACCAAACCCCCAGTttttggttcgatccccagctcctctgggcacatgtcaaagtgtccttgaacaagacaatgaaatccaacttagttgctcccggctgcatagcagctcccccatcggtgtgtgtgtgaatgtgagtgcaaatgggtgaatgagaaacagcgtttctgctttgagtgccaataggtagaaaagcgccatataagtgcaaaccattcaCTATTATATTCAACTCCACCAAGAACACAGAAGCCATTATGGTGTAAATACACTCCTGTGGACAGTTGGGATTTTACAACAAAATGGCATCAGCAGAAATACACTAATACTTTGGTGTGGCACATTTCTTGGCAATATTTACTTTACAGGGCATTAGCAATTTAAAGCATATATCACGTCTCGTCATCTCGTTACGAGTAatcagagagacaaccattcacactcacattcgcAGCTATGGGCAAtattttaaagtcaccaattaaccgccctaacatgcatgtctttgaattGTGGGAGGAAGCCGgagcacccagaggaaacccatgcaagcatgcagagaacatgcaaactccacacagagattCTTGGGGGAATTTATGAGTCTTTCACTCAGAGGATGACTGAAATAACACAGCGTGAAGCCAGAGGAACATCAAATGGCATGGGTGCACAATGTGTATCTCTGCAGTATGGCAAACATTACACAAGATGGCGCCTGTGCATTGATTacgtcagttttatttttatatattcagactttcattcaaaatattcagatttttgttACATAATTTCAGACATTTGTTTCATATATTTGGACTCTTATTCAAAATATTCAGACAAAATATTCTCGATTTCCATTCcattttccccattttctcacaaaatatttaaaatactacaATTGCTATTAGAGCCATTCTAATTCAAAGGGAATATTCAACCCTCCGCCTACAGTCACATTTAATAACTAAAATTCAGTTtcatagaaatatttaaaataatgattagTTATAAGTctgtaacaaaaaaagcaaTGCTGTTTCaaacaagctttttaaaaatcactccCAAGCACTGACACTACTTAAGAAATAGGTTTATTACAGTATGTCCATCGCAGACTAAATCAAAAGACGCTTTTTATGCCATTTCCTGAAATTAGACTTTATGTGCAGTGAGAAATTGGGAAACGTTTGATTCTGTTTCCTCTGAGGAATTTTTCAGGTcgtaaaaactaaatgttaaacatttagtTTAAGAGATTAAATAATGCCGAAGCATGAAGACACTGTGTCAGGCATCATgaatcaaaatatatttaaatataaccaGTAACAGGAGCATCATTATGCCAACCTAGTAGTAGGAAAGCATGTGTACAATAAATGCACCAAATATGTGCATGTAGCTGCTACATAGTGCTGGGGGTTTGTGACTGCAGTAACTTGAGGGGACTATAAAGGTGAGGAAAGTAAACTATAAAATGTGGTGTCTGTAGTTCAGGAGGTCGAGAGACCTTCCACCAGTCCTGGGCTCGGCTCCTCATGTCTGTAGGTTGTAGTGACTTTGTGGTCTATATTGTAGTGAGCCTGACACAAAGATGCTGTGCATCACAGTCACAAAATCAAAGGGCTCTGTATAACAGTTTGTAACTGCTGAGAGAATCTTTCTGCCATGTAAGAAGACGAACTCACAGTTCAACTTCTCACATGTCTGGTGAAGTATGCACTTGACCTTCCACGTCTCTTCTAGTGATTTTGACAAAGATGCCATTTTTTGGTCCTAAAGTGCTTGATGACTTCAACTCAAGAGGaacctgaaagaaagaaagatgtaattcataaaatgtaaattttatgtATTAAATGTAGTAGTCACTTTATGTATGCTGTCTACTTA encodes:
- the parp12a gene encoding protein mono-ADP-ribosyltransferase PARP12, producing MTSIISKFILKTLCSNQGCLDFQSLDETIAQKFTVADSVLRTVVFDDGKIAIQQGREGATGNNIMSPDSLIVAKTSLRICQKKPGECPQCDGLHLCKYFVCGGCTYEAKCRKPHSLDSQHNAELLRKHDLHELTEKQLFQLLLQNDPFLLPEICSHYNKGNGVHGSCKYTTACTKLHICQHYAQGNCKFGSSCKRVHAFDAQGMKIFQGFGQEIIKNLKGLYRNKLIIMGQGAPPMPNMPEVRKPTQNPSRSNPRSPTSTNCSSKPINDADKSEICLYFIRMHCSFKEKCARVHWHLPYRWQVLDSDGKTWKDLHNMEDIEKAYCDPEHNTSCMDQPKSISGIFSLLGFQNSASPVGQFVDFMTMTYEGSPVHRLSTASSISKPPHYILTTQWLWYWKDERGKWIEYGQGDSDSLASVTSQSLENVYLADRDMTIPFSAGKQQYVLHFKGEPGTQQMYQENLKYKTKREVRRRPHFVSAHDVKMKVNSTSSQSSSSTIAESVPAHWDKDALPGFGYKLVLLSKSDKDYGLITTLFKNTMPHSTITSIQRIQNPSLWKVFQWQKTQMNERNGGKSVNQQYLFHGTDESLIEAICEQNFDWRMCGVHGTAYGKGSYFARDASYSDRYSRAKGRQNKIMFVALVLVGDYTKGRSSYVRPPSKGNALTLYDSCVDSQSNPSIYVVFEKQQIYPEYLINYT